The Desulfobacterales bacterium genome has a segment encoding these proteins:
- a CDS encoding flagellar basal body L-ring protein FlgH — translation MKLNFIGSIVIITIIYELLGCSSAKQPKPTSPIPSPPIVEERHKESDVYYASLPPSEGSLWSDSSSEMLFIDQRARRVGDTVIIDIVENSSSKLDANTTVNKSSSVGAGVPNFFGLMRAAEAIRPNLNRDSKGKLVDTLVKANYGTDFKGKASSDRSGQITASVGARVVEVLPNGNLVIYGRREIKVNNESQFITVSGVVRSIDVTQDNRVQSISLSDAKIEYSGNGVISDKQKVGWLTRIMDNIWPF, via the coding sequence ATGAAATTGAATTTCATAGGTAGTATAGTTATTATAACTATAATTTATGAGTTGTTAGGGTGTTCTTCGGCTAAACAACCAAAACCTACTTCTCCGATTCCTTCTCCTCCTATAGTCGAAGAAAGGCATAAAGAATCCGATGTATATTATGCATCATTGCCTCCATCTGAAGGTTCTTTATGGTCGGATTCATCGAGCGAAATGCTTTTTATCGACCAAAGAGCAAGAAGGGTAGGGGATACAGTGATAATTGATATAGTTGAAAACAGCTCATCAAAATTAGATGCTAATACAACAGTTAATAAAAGTTCTAGTGTAGGTGCTGGAGTTCCTAATTTTTTCGGCCTTATGCGAGCGGCGGAAGCTATTAGACCTAATCTTAACCGTGATAGTAAAGGCAAACTTGTTGATACTCTTGTAAAAGCAAACTATGGAACTGATTTTAAAGGTAAGGCATCAAGTGATAGAAGTGGACAGATTACAGCGTCAGTTGGGGCTCGTGTTGTTGAAGTTCTTCCTAATGGAAATCTCGTGATATATGGACGAAGGGAAATTAAGGTTAATAATGAGTCTCAATTTATAACGGTGTCGGGTGTTGTGAGGTCTATAGATGTCACTCAGGACAATAGAGTGCAATCAATATCTCTTTCAGATGCTAAAATTGAATATTCGGGAAATGGCGTTATATCAGATAAGCAAAAAGTAGGATGGCTGACTCGTATAATGGATAATATATGGCCTTTTTAA